One genomic segment of Flagellimonas marinaquae includes these proteins:
- a CDS encoding DMT family transporter, with the protein MSSKSLGVLYGVLGVVLFSSKAVLVKLAYRYHVDTLDLLLFRMLFSLPFYILILFLIRKKSTETIVLPKDYVWLFLFGFVGYYLASYFDFLGLNYIKAGLERIILFVYPTIVVFLSWLIFRQKITRVQLTAILITYLGVLITFWEELDMSGNKVLMGGFLVLLSAITYASYLVGSGWLIPKFGVLRFTCNAMIVSTLCIMVHYSIAGNWTFMDYPWPVYAYGVAMAIFATLIPSFLVSAAIKRLGASNFSILGSLGPISTILLAFLFLDEKLTLGQLIGMLVVIFGVTYLSIQSKKRAKD; encoded by the coding sequence ATGTCCAGTAAAAGTTTAGGTGTTTTATACGGGGTCTTGGGAGTTGTACTGTTTTCCTCCAAAGCTGTATTGGTAAAGTTGGCCTATCGGTACCATGTCGACACACTCGACCTTTTATTGTTTCGGATGTTGTTCTCATTGCCCTTTTATATCCTTATTTTATTTTTGATTCGCAAAAAATCAACAGAAACAATAGTTTTGCCCAAAGATTATGTTTGGCTGTTTCTTTTTGGGTTTGTTGGTTACTATTTGGCCAGTTATTTCGATTTCTTGGGCCTCAATTACATCAAAGCCGGCCTGGAACGTATTATTCTTTTTGTGTACCCGACCATAGTGGTGTTTCTTAGTTGGCTGATTTTTAGACAGAAAATTACACGCGTACAGCTCACTGCAATACTTATCACATATTTAGGTGTGCTGATCACGTTCTGGGAAGAATTGGATATGTCCGGTAACAAAGTCCTCATGGGTGGTTTTTTGGTTTTATTGAGTGCAATTACCTATGCTTCGTATTTGGTGGGAAGTGGATGGTTGATTCCAAAATTTGGGGTCTTACGGTTTACATGCAATGCCATGATCGTATCCACCCTTTGTATTATGGTCCACTATTCAATAGCTGGTAATTGGACATTTATGGATTACCCATGGCCCGTGTATGCATATGGTGTGGCCATGGCCATTTTCGCCACATTGATTCCTTCTTTTTTGGTTTCCGCGGCAATAAAGCGATTGGGCGCCTCCAACTTTTCAATTTTGGGAAGCTTGGGCCCCATTTCCACAATTTTGCTCGCTTTTCTGTTTTTGGACGAAAAACTCACTCTCGGACAACTGATCGGAATGCTTGTGGTAATATTCGGGGTAACATACCTCTCCATCCAAAGCAAAAAGAGGGCTAAGGACTAA
- a CDS encoding Lrp/AsnC family transcriptional regulator, with product MNKVKLDEIDHQILDMLIDNTRTPFTDIAKKLLISAGTVHVRVKKMEESGIIKGSSLTLDYVKLGYSFIAYVGIFLEKTHQTKFVLERLSQIPYVTVAHITTGKFNIFCKIRARDTTHAKNIIFKIDDIDGISRTETMISLEESINDKRRLMHTIFNEL from the coding sequence ATGAATAAAGTCAAATTAGACGAAATAGACCACCAGATATTGGACATGTTAATCGACAATACCCGTACACCGTTCACGGATATTGCCAAAAAATTGCTGATTTCTGCGGGTACGGTACATGTACGCGTTAAAAAAATGGAAGAGTCCGGAATCATCAAAGGATCTTCTTTAACCTTGGATTATGTGAAGTTGGGCTATTCCTTTATCGCATATGTGGGTATATTTTTGGAAAAAACCCATCAAACCAAATTCGTGCTCGAACGTCTAAGTCAAATACCTTACGTGACCGTGGCCCATATTACCACCGGGAAATTCAATATTTTCTGTAAAATTAGGGCCAGGGATACAACGCACGCAAAAAACATCATTTTTAAAATAGATGATATTGATGGTATTAGTAGAACGGAAACTATGATTTCTCTTGAAGAAAGCATCAACGATAAAAGACGTCTGATGCACACCATCTTCAACGAGCTGTAA
- a CDS encoding 4Fe-4S dicluster domain-containing protein: protein MAIIITDECINCGACEPECPNTAIYEGADEWRYSDGTSLSGDVVLPDGKEVNADEVQEPVSDELYYIVPDKCTECKGFHEEPQCAAVCPVDCCVPDDDHVETEEELLGKQKFMHPEG from the coding sequence GTGCTTGCGAGCCAGAATGCCCAAATACAGCAATTTACGAGGGAGCGGACGAATGGAGATATAGCGATGGAACTTCTCTTAGCGGTGATGTGGTTTTGCCAGATGGTAAAGAAGTCAATGCCGATGAAGTTCAAGAACCGGTCAGCGATGAACTCTATTATATTGTACCCGATAAATGTACGGAATGCAAAGGCTTCCACGAAGAGCCACAGTGCGCGGCCGTATGTCCGGTAGACTGTTGTGTGCCCGATGACGATCATGTAGAAACAGAGGAGGAGCTTTTAGGCAAGCAAAAGTTTATGCACCCAGAAGGTTAA
- a CDS encoding sterol desaturase family protein gives MDFTNPLVYGVPVFIAFILLELTYSKTHDDDHLYNWKDLAASSFMGIGSAILGPLFKVAFAILLFEGTYELFNPEIDGVRTNLMGYQSFGYAWYIWILCQLADDFTYYWFHRANHEVRILWAAHIVHHSSDNFNLGTAIRNGWFTILYKPFFYIWMPAIGFPPEMVVVCLGIEALWQFQLHTVYVPKLGFLEKIFNTHTMHQVHHAQNVEYLDKNHGGFLNIFDKMFGTWKELDDNIDVKYGVIHAPNSYNPVVILTHEFKDIWNDVKKVDKLSHKLMYIFGPPGWSHDGSTLTVKQQQRLFKKHKESSPELAYQRPN, from the coding sequence ATGGATTTTACAAACCCCTTGGTATATGGAGTACCAGTTTTTATTGCCTTTATTTTACTCGAATTAACTTACAGCAAAACTCACGACGACGACCATCTTTACAACTGGAAAGATCTCGCCGCCAGTAGTTTTATGGGCATTGGCTCCGCCATTTTGGGACCTTTGTTCAAAGTTGCCTTCGCCATCCTCCTTTTTGAAGGGACCTATGAGCTTTTTAATCCCGAGATAGACGGGGTCAGAACCAACCTTATGGGATACCAATCCTTTGGGTATGCTTGGTATATTTGGATTTTATGTCAATTGGCCGACGATTTTACCTATTATTGGTTTCATAGGGCCAATCACGAGGTCCGTATTCTTTGGGCAGCCCATATCGTACACCACTCTTCGGACAATTTTAATTTAGGTACCGCAATTCGCAATGGATGGTTCACCATATTGTACAAACCTTTCTTTTACATTTGGATGCCAGCTATTGGTTTTCCACCGGAAATGGTAGTGGTCTGTTTGGGTATTGAAGCATTGTGGCAGTTCCAGCTACACACTGTTTATGTACCTAAACTCGGTTTTTTGGAGAAAATATTCAACACCCATACCATGCACCAAGTGCACCACGCTCAAAATGTGGAGTATTTGGACAAGAACCATGGGGGCTTCTTAAATATTTTCGATAAAATGTTTGGGACCTGGAAAGAACTTGATGATAATATTGATGTAAAGTACGGTGTAATCCATGCCCCTAATTCCTATAATCCAGTGGTTATCCTAACCCATGAATTCAAAGATATTTGGAACGACGTTAAAAAAGTGGACAAACTATCGCACAAGCTGATGTATATTTTTGGACCTCCGGGATGGAGCCACGACGGAAGCACATTGACCGTAAAACAGCAACAACGATTGTTCAAAAAACACAAAGAGTCCAGTCCGGAACTGGCATATCAAAGACCCAATTAA
- the ychF gene encoding redox-regulated ATPase YchF, which produces MKAGIVGLPNVGKSTLFNCLSNAKAQSANFPFCTIEPNIGVVNVPDQRLEKLEELVNPERVIPATVEIVDIAGLVKGASKGEGLGNQFLGNIRETDAILHVLRCFDNDNVVHVDGSVDPIRDKETIDMELQLKDLESVEKKLDKVKRAAKTGNKEAQKEEAVLIKLKDGLEAGTSVRAIEFSDDERLEFVKPLQLITDKPVMYVCNVDEAAAVEGNAYVEKVKEAVAHENAEVIFLAVGTEADITELETYEERQMFLEDLGLSEPGSAKLIRGAYKLLDLETYFTAGVKEVRAWTIPVGATAPQAAGVIHTDFEKGFIRAEVIAYDDYVQFGSEAKVKEAGRMRVEGKEYIVKDGDVMHFRFNV; this is translated from the coding sequence ATGAAAGCAGGTATCGTAGGATTGCCGAATGTAGGAAAATCAACGCTGTTCAATTGTTTGTCCAATGCAAAGGCACAAAGTGCCAACTTTCCTTTTTGTACCATAGAGCCCAATATTGGAGTTGTAAATGTGCCCGACCAACGATTGGAGAAGTTGGAAGAGTTGGTGAATCCTGAACGCGTAATTCCGGCCACCGTGGAAATTGTGGACATTGCCGGTCTGGTAAAAGGCGCCAGTAAAGGAGAAGGGTTGGGAAACCAGTTCTTGGGAAACATCCGAGAAACCGATGCTATTCTGCACGTGCTACGCTGTTTTGACAATGACAATGTAGTTCACGTTGACGGCTCCGTAGATCCGATAAGGGACAAGGAAACCATTGATATGGAATTGCAGTTGAAGGATTTGGAAAGTGTAGAAAAAAAGCTTGACAAAGTAAAACGTGCCGCTAAAACTGGAAACAAAGAAGCCCAAAAAGAAGAAGCGGTTCTGATTAAATTGAAAGATGGTTTGGAAGCTGGAACTTCCGTACGTGCCATTGAATTTTCAGACGATGAACGCCTTGAGTTCGTGAAACCCTTGCAACTGATTACGGACAAACCCGTAATGTACGTTTGCAATGTAGACGAAGCTGCCGCCGTAGAGGGCAATGCCTACGTGGAGAAAGTAAAAGAAGCAGTAGCCCACGAAAATGCCGAAGTCATTTTTTTGGCCGTCGGTACAGAAGCAGATATTACCGAATTGGAAACCTACGAAGAACGTCAAATGTTTTTGGAAGATCTTGGACTATCCGAACCAGGTTCCGCCAAATTGATTCGTGGGGCATATAAACTTCTGGACCTGGAAACATATTTCACCGCAGGTGTAAAAGAAGTGAGGGCCTGGACCATACCTGTTGGCGCCACCGCACCACAAGCCGCAGGAGTAATCCATACGGATTTTGAAAAAGGATTTATCCGAGCAGAAGTAATTGCCTACGATGATTATGTGCAATTTGGAAGCGAAGCCAAAGTTAAAGAAGCTGGTCGTATGCGCGTAGAAGGCAAAGAATATATCGTAAAAGATGGTGATGTTATGCATTTTAGGTTCAATGTGTAA
- a CDS encoding DNA topoisomerase IV, whose translation MTRFLLTTAIILLCFSCGQPPERNCEDFKTGTFSFKATINGEEKETIFRRTMDLEVDEFEGETDSSSVRWINDCEYVLKNLNPKSKAEEKPIHIKILTTSGSSYTFEYNIVGESKKFKGTAHKID comes from the coding sequence ATGACAAGATTTCTACTTACAACTGCCATTATTCTATTGTGTTTCTCTTGTGGTCAACCACCGGAGCGAAATTGCGAAGATTTTAAAACGGGAACATTTTCTTTTAAAGCTACCATAAATGGGGAGGAAAAAGAGACGATTTTTCGAAGAACAATGGATTTGGAAGTTGATGAGTTCGAGGGTGAAACAGATTCTTCTTCGGTTCGCTGGATAAATGACTGCGAATACGTTTTAAAAAATCTGAATCCAAAAAGCAAGGCAGAAGAAAAACCTATTCACATTAAGATCCTGACGACCTCAGGGTCTTCCTACACTTTTGAATACAATATTGTCGGTGAAAGCAAAAAGTTCAAAGGTACTGCCCATAAAATAGATTGA
- a CDS encoding helix-turn-helix transcriptional regulator, with the protein MNSDLILRIQQIIDHLGLSVSAFADAIGVQRSSISHLLSGRNKPSLDFVMKLVDTYPEIDLYWLLKGKGSFPIESDTEGPVQIRERQSIVESTDAKYTEAMSSAQIEKSGSRKENPAQIILLYRDGSFKTFDPKKD; encoded by the coding sequence GTGAATTCCGATTTAATATTGCGCATACAACAGATCATAGATCATTTGGGGTTGTCCGTTTCCGCTTTTGCCGATGCTATTGGCGTGCAAAGATCCAGTATATCCCATTTGTTGAGCGGAAGAAACAAACCCAGCTTGGACTTTGTTATGAAGTTGGTCGATACCTACCCTGAGATTGACCTATATTGGTTGTTGAAAGGTAAGGGTTCCTTTCCAATAGAGAGCGATACGGAGGGTCCTGTCCAGATCAGAGAAAGACAATCTATTGTTGAAAGTACGGATGCAAAATACACGGAAGCTATGTCTTCAGCGCAAATTGAAAAATCCGGCTCAAGGAAAGAGAACCCTGCTCAAATTATATTGCTCTACAGGGATGGTAGCTTTAAGACTTTTGATCCAAAAAAGGATTGA
- a CDS encoding M14 family metallopeptidase yields MIHYSKFKESSIQGRYINMDSIQKCFSKLSEPLIEIGKSVNQVQIHAFQLGNGPIKVLLWSQMHGNESTTTKALWDLVNFLRSNDPLAYTILKECSLMVVPMLNPDGANVYTRENSNGVDLNRDAKMQSQPESVTLRRLFNSFQPDFCFNLHDQRTLFSAGNTNKPATVSFLSPASNKEREITPTRETTMKLIAGMNVMLQEHIPGQVGRYDDGFNDNCVGDTFQMLGVPTVLFESGHYPGDYDREITRKYIFLSLLEAFKIIAEYQVDEFSVGDYFSIPGNRKLFFDIIIENAGIVNPRISNTHKVGVRYKEVLVDGTVVFEPQITEVGTLNGFYGHKTIECVDTKGFGFTYADTPLLDLLKNTKE; encoded by the coding sequence ATGATTCACTATTCAAAGTTTAAAGAAAGCTCTATTCAAGGCAGGTACATAAACATGGACTCTATCCAAAAATGCTTTTCCAAACTTTCGGAGCCTCTTATTGAAATCGGCAAATCGGTCAACCAAGTTCAAATTCATGCTTTTCAATTGGGGAATGGACCTATCAAGGTACTCTTGTGGTCTCAAATGCATGGTAACGAATCCACGACCACTAAAGCGTTATGGGATTTGGTGAATTTTTTACGGTCTAACGACCCCTTGGCCTATACTATATTAAAGGAATGCAGTTTAATGGTCGTACCCATGTTAAATCCAGATGGGGCAAATGTTTATACTCGAGAAAATAGTAATGGTGTGGATTTGAATAGGGACGCCAAGATGCAATCGCAGCCTGAAAGCGTTACGCTTCGTAGATTGTTCAATTCTTTTCAACCAGATTTCTGTTTTAATTTACACGATCAACGCACACTGTTCAGTGCCGGGAACACCAACAAACCTGCAACAGTGTCGTTTTTATCTCCTGCCAGTAATAAAGAACGTGAGATCACCCCAACACGAGAAACGACAATGAAATTAATAGCTGGGATGAATGTTATGCTGCAAGAACATATTCCCGGTCAAGTTGGGCGGTACGATGATGGTTTTAACGATAACTGCGTAGGGGATACGTTCCAAATGCTCGGTGTACCAACTGTATTGTTCGAGTCTGGACACTATCCGGGGGATTATGATCGTGAGATTACCCGGAAATACATATTTCTTTCCTTACTGGAAGCTTTCAAAATTATTGCCGAGTATCAGGTAGATGAGTTTTCTGTTGGAGATTATTTTTCTATTCCCGGAAACCGTAAATTATTTTTTGACATCATCATAGAAAATGCCGGAATAGTCAATCCCAGAATTTCTAACACTCACAAAGTTGGTGTCCGATACAAAGAAGTTTTGGTCGACGGCACTGTAGTTTTTGAGCCCCAAATAACGGAAGTAGGCACGCTAAATGGATTTTACGGACATAAAACCATTGAATGTGTTGATACCAAGGGATTTGGATTTACATACGCCGATACACCCTTACTGGATTTACTTAAAAACACCAAGGAATAA
- a CDS encoding DNA gyrase/topoisomerase IV subunit A, whose product MEENEELNDESLENQEESQDSLVKVTGMYKDWFLDYASYVILERAVPAIEDGFKPVQRRIMHSLKELDDGRYNKVANVVGHTMQYHPHGDASIADAMVQIGQKDLLIDTQGNWGNILTGDGAAAPRYIEARLSKFALEVIYSPKITEWQLSYDGRKKEPVNLPVKFPLLLAQGAEGIAVGLSTKILPHNFNELIDASIKHLQGKRFTIVPDFPTAGIIDVTNYNDGMRGGKIRVRAKISTLDKNTLVINEIPYGTNTSSLIDSILKANDKGKIKIKKIEDNTAAEVEILVHLPNGISPDKTIDALYAFTACESSISPLGCVIEDNKPLFIGVKEMLQRSTDNTVELLKAELQIQLDELEEQWHFSSLERIFIENRIYREIEEEETWEGVIDAIDKGLKPHIAHLKRAVTKDDIVRLTEIRIKRISKFDLDKAQQLIESLEDRIKETKHHLEHLVDYAIAYFKELKKKYGAGRERKSEVKIFDDIEATKVVIRNTKLYVNREEGFIGTSLKRDEYVTDCSDIDDIIVFTQKGDMMVTKVDSKVFIGKNIIHVAVFKKKDKRTTYNMIYKSMKGGPSYVKRFNVTSITRDKLYPLAGDKTSSEVLYFSANPNGEAEVVTVMLRQSGSIKKLKWDLDFSDVLIKGRSSKGNLVTKYTIKRIELKEKGVSTLKPRKIWFDDVVNRLNVDGRGELLGEFKGDDLLLVIDQKGIVKTIPPDMLTRFNDDMIVLEKWNPEKPISVVHYVGDKERFYLKRFLIENPNREEVVIDEDPKSYLELVSTDWRPRLEIEFVKPRGKDPKPNLEVNVEDFIAIKGIKALGNQLTPEKVKNINTMEPLPFEEPEEQKTEEIEVVDEEQIETDDNDIGTKNDSSDQTSLF is encoded by the coding sequence ATGGAAGAGAACGAAGAACTGAACGATGAAAGTTTAGAAAACCAAGAAGAGTCCCAAGATAGCCTGGTAAAGGTGACCGGAATGTACAAGGATTGGTTTTTGGATTACGCTTCGTATGTAATATTGGAGCGAGCAGTACCCGCCATCGAAGATGGATTTAAGCCAGTTCAAAGAAGAATTATGCATTCGCTAAAAGAACTGGACGACGGTCGGTACAACAAGGTCGCGAATGTAGTGGGGCACACCATGCAATACCATCCTCATGGCGATGCCAGTATTGCAGATGCCATGGTACAGATCGGACAAAAAGATCTACTGATAGACACTCAAGGTAACTGGGGGAACATCCTAACCGGTGATGGAGCAGCCGCACCACGTTATATCGAAGCAAGACTTTCCAAGTTCGCCCTTGAAGTAATTTATAGTCCAAAAATTACCGAATGGCAGCTAAGTTATGACGGTAGAAAAAAAGAACCCGTTAATTTACCGGTAAAATTTCCGCTTTTGCTCGCGCAAGGGGCGGAAGGAATTGCAGTGGGCCTTTCCACCAAGATACTGCCACACAACTTTAACGAGCTTATCGATGCCTCGATAAAACACTTGCAGGGCAAGCGGTTCACCATTGTTCCAGATTTCCCTACAGCAGGGATTATTGATGTGACGAATTATAACGATGGTATGCGAGGCGGTAAGATCAGGGTAAGGGCCAAAATTTCGACTTTGGACAAGAATACCTTGGTCATCAACGAAATACCTTACGGCACCAACACGTCCTCTTTAATTGACTCCATCTTAAAGGCTAACGATAAGGGGAAAATCAAAATAAAAAAGATTGAGGACAATACCGCAGCAGAGGTAGAAATCTTGGTACATTTACCAAACGGTATCTCGCCGGATAAAACCATCGACGCACTTTACGCCTTTACCGCTTGCGAATCCTCCATCTCACCCTTAGGTTGTGTTATCGAGGACAACAAGCCCTTGTTTATTGGAGTAAAAGAAATGCTTCAAAGATCCACGGACAACACGGTAGAGTTGCTCAAAGCCGAGCTCCAAATTCAATTGGATGAACTGGAAGAACAGTGGCACTTTTCTTCATTGGAACGCATTTTTATTGAGAATAGGATCTATCGGGAAATTGAAGAAGAGGAGACATGGGAAGGTGTTATCGATGCCATAGACAAAGGTCTAAAGCCGCATATTGCCCATTTGAAAAGAGCTGTGACCAAAGATGATATTGTGAGATTGACGGAAATCCGAATTAAGCGTATTTCAAAGTTTGATTTAGATAAGGCGCAACAACTCATTGAAAGTCTTGAAGATAGGATAAAAGAAACCAAACACCATCTAGAGCATTTGGTGGACTATGCCATTGCGTATTTTAAAGAGCTCAAAAAGAAATATGGAGCAGGCCGGGAACGGAAATCAGAGGTCAAGATTTTTGACGATATCGAAGCCACCAAAGTGGTTATCCGCAACACTAAGCTCTACGTAAACCGCGAAGAAGGCTTTATTGGCACCTCCCTTAAACGCGACGAATACGTTACGGACTGCAGCGATATTGATGACATTATCGTTTTTACCCAAAAAGGGGACATGATGGTCACCAAGGTGGATTCCAAAGTATTTATCGGGAAGAATATTATACATGTTGCCGTTTTTAAAAAGAAGGACAAGCGAACCACCTACAACATGATCTATAAAAGCATGAAAGGTGGCCCGAGCTATGTAAAGCGGTTTAACGTAACCAGCATTACCCGGGATAAACTTTACCCCCTGGCCGGTGACAAAACCTCTTCCGAAGTACTTTATTTTTCCGCCAATCCAAACGGTGAAGCCGAAGTTGTTACCGTAATGCTACGGCAGTCCGGCAGTATTAAAAAGCTGAAATGGGACCTTGACTTTTCCGATGTGCTGATCAAGGGGCGCAGTTCCAAAGGAAATTTGGTTACAAAATATACCATTAAACGCATTGAACTCAAAGAAAAAGGAGTGTCAACCCTGAAACCAAGGAAAATTTGGTTCGATGATGTTGTGAACAGATTGAACGTTGACGGTAGGGGAGAACTACTCGGTGAATTTAAAGGAGATGATCTTCTTTTGGTGATCGACCAAAAAGGTATTGTAAAAACCATCCCACCGGATATGCTCACTCGTTTTAACGACGATATGATCGTACTGGAAAAATGGAATCCAGAAAAACCCATTTCCGTTGTGCACTATGTAGGGGACAAAGAACGTTTTTACTTAAAAAGATTTCTGATAGAAAATCCAAACAGGGAAGAAGTGGTGATCGATGAAGATCCCAAATCGTATTTGGAGCTTGTATCAACCGATTGGAGGCCCAGACTGGAAATTGAATTTGTTAAGCCCCGCGGAAAAGACCCGAAGCCAAATCTTGAGGTAAACGTTGAGGATTTCATTGCGATAAAAGGAATTAAAGCCCTCGGAAATCAGCTTACTCCAGAGAAAGTGAAAAATATAAACACCATGGAACCATTGCCCTTCGAGGAACCCGAAGAGCAAAAAACCGAAGAAATCGAAGTAGTGGACGAAGAACAGATAGAAACCGATGATAACGATATAGGCACAAAGAATGATAGTTCCGATCAAACCTCTTTGTTTTAA
- a CDS encoding DNA topoisomerase IV subunit B, protein MADTQYTEDNIRSLDWKEHIRMRPGMYIGKLGDGSSADDGIYILLKEVLDNSIDEFVMGAGKTIEINIKENTVHVRDYGRGIPLGKVVDVVSKMNTGGKYDTRAFKKSVGLNGVGTKAVNALSTYFRVESNRDGQSKSAEFETGNLVNEELLEESSRRKGTKVSFTPDETIFKKYKYRNEYVERMLKNYVYLNPGLTIVFNGEKFYSDNGLKDLLEDNNNQEDFLYPVIHLKGDDIEVAMTHSKTQYSEEYHSFVNGQHTTQGGTHQAAFREAIVKTIRDFYGKNYDASDIRKSIISAISIKVMEPVFESQTKTKLGSTDMGGDLPTVRTYVNDFIGTHLDNYLHKNQATADALQKKIVQAEKERKELSGIRKLARDRAKKASLHNKKLRDCRIHLQDMKKDRRLETTLFITEGDSASGSITKSRDVNTQAVFSLRGKPLNSYGMSKKIVYENEEFNLLQAALNIEDSMEDLRYNNIVIATDADVDGMHIRLLLITFFLQFFPELIKENHLYILQTPLFRVRNKKETIYCYSEEERRQAIEKLSGKPEITRFKGLGEISPDEFKNFIGDDIRLEPVMLDKAMSIDALLKFYMGKNTPDRQEFIINNLKVELDLVEENQLQPK, encoded by the coding sequence ATGGCAGATACCCAATATACTGAGGATAACATCCGTTCGCTGGACTGGAAGGAGCATATTCGAATGCGTCCGGGAATGTACATTGGAAAATTGGGAGATGGTTCCTCCGCGGACGACGGAATTTATATTCTTCTAAAAGAAGTCCTCGACAACTCCATTGACGAATTTGTGATGGGGGCAGGAAAAACCATTGAAATCAATATTAAGGAAAACACCGTTCACGTTCGAGATTATGGTCGTGGCATTCCACTTGGTAAAGTGGTAGATGTAGTTTCCAAAATGAATACCGGGGGAAAATACGATACCCGGGCCTTTAAAAAATCCGTAGGCCTTAACGGGGTAGGGACCAAAGCGGTCAATGCGTTATCCACCTATTTTAGAGTGGAATCCAACAGGGACGGCCAATCCAAGTCTGCAGAATTTGAGACCGGTAACTTGGTGAACGAGGAACTTTTGGAAGAATCATCCAGGAGAAAGGGAACCAAAGTAAGTTTCACTCCAGATGAAACTATTTTCAAAAAATACAAATACCGTAACGAGTATGTGGAACGCATGCTCAAAAATTATGTATATCTAAATCCTGGATTGACCATTGTTTTTAACGGGGAAAAATTCTATTCTGATAACGGATTAAAGGATTTGCTCGAGGACAACAATAACCAAGAGGATTTTCTGTACCCGGTGATCCACTTAAAAGGGGATGATATCGAGGTGGCCATGACCCATAGCAAAACCCAATATAGCGAAGAGTACCACTCTTTTGTCAATGGACAACACACCACACAGGGCGGAACTCACCAAGCTGCTTTTAGGGAAGCCATTGTTAAGACCATACGTGATTTTTACGGAAAAAACTACGATGCTTCGGATATTCGAAAGTCCATTATCTCGGCAATTTCCATTAAAGTGATGGAGCCCGTTTTCGAGAGTCAGACCAAGACCAAATTGGGTTCCACCGATATGGGGGGCGATCTACCAACAGTGCGCACCTATGTCAATGATTTTATTGGCACCCATCTGGACAACTACCTCCATAAGAATCAGGCAACGGCAGATGCGCTCCAAAAGAAAATTGTACAGGCTGAGAAAGAACGCAAGGAACTTTCCGGCATACGGAAATTAGCCAGAGATCGCGCCAAAAAAGCGAGCCTTCACAATAAAAAACTACGGGATTGCCGAATTCATTTGCAGGATATGAAAAAGGACCGACGCTTGGAAACCACCCTTTTTATTACCGAGGGAGATTCCGCATCTGGTTCCATAACAAAATCCAGGGACGTGAACACACAGGCTGTATTCAGCTTACGGGGAAAACCGTTGAACTCCTACGGCATGTCCAAAAAAATCGTTTACGAGAACGAAGAGTTCAATCTCCTGCAAGCCGCGCTCAACATTGAGGACTCTATGGAGGACTTGCGCTACAACAATATCGTCATAGCTACCGATGCCGATGTGGATGGGATGCACATTCGTTTATTACTGATTACGTTCTTTTTACAATTTTTCCCCGAATTGATCAAAGAGAATCACTTATACATTTTACAAACCCCGTTATTTCGGGTACGCAATAAAAAAGAAACCATTTATTGCTACAGTGAAGAGGAAAGAAGACAAGCCATTGAAAAATTGTCCGGTAAACCGGAAATTACCCGATTTAAGGGATTGGGCGAAATTTCACCGGACGAGTTCAAAAACTTTATCGGCGATGATATCCGTTTGGAACCTGTGATGCTGGACAAAGCCATGAGCATAGACGCCCTATTAAAATTTTATATGGGCAAAAACACACCGGACCGTCAGGAATTCATCATCAACAACCTTAAAGTAGAGCTTGACCTTGTTGAAGAAAACCAACTACAACCCAAATAA
- a CDS encoding DinB family protein, with the protein MLLSELPSSEYNPFYRTYIMALGNVDLLEELKMGRTAFLSLFDEITDKKMSFAYAEGKWTLAESIVHMIDTERIFQYRALCFARKDKTPLPGFDQDDYVPNSNAHLRTKQSLIEEYEAVRAATITLFSSFDDVAMNQIGIASDSKMSVRALGFIISGHQAHHLKIIQERYLV; encoded by the coding sequence ATGTTGCTTTCGGAACTGCCTTCTTCTGAATACAATCCATTTTACCGAACCTATATTATGGCTTTGGGAAACGTGGATCTCTTGGAGGAGCTAAAAATGGGCAGAACCGCTTTTTTGTCTCTTTTTGATGAAATTACAGACAAAAAAATGAGTTTTGCCTATGCCGAGGGCAAATGGACGTTGGCAGAGTCGATTGTCCATATGATCGATACGGAAAGAATCTTTCAATATAGGGCACTATGTTTTGCCAGAAAAGACAAAACACCGTTGCCCGGGTTCGATCAAGATGATTATGTCCCAAACTCCAATGCCCATCTGAGGACGAAGCAAAGTCTGATTGAAGAATATGAGGCTGTAAGAGCTGCAACCATCACCCTGTTTTCCTCTTTTGATGATGTGGCGATGAACCAAATAGGTATTGCCAGCGATTCCAAAATGAGTGTAAGGGCATTAGGGTTTATCATTAGTGGCCACCAGGCCCATCACCTAAAAATTATCCAAGAAAGGTACTTGGTGTAG